In one window of Chiloscyllium punctatum isolate Juve2018m chromosome 11, sChiPun1.3, whole genome shotgun sequence DNA:
- the LOC140482616 gene encoding cystatin-S-like, translating into MAGWPCFLTIFLTVLVSVPAFPSQNVKDHQQIAQNKEGRPLEMKDDTNDAEFQAIVALAIQEFSKKSAFIYKIVEFLTVDVKVFEGAVYIFDIVLGKTNCPVIKSVKPQVNCQIIETDGQSKFYLCHFIAWKAPDSEKQQILSSNCKILDL; encoded by the exons ATGGCTGGCTGGCCTTGTTTCCTCACTATTTTCTTGACTGTTCTTGTTTCAGTTCCTGCCTTTCCTTCCCAGAATGTGAAGGATCATCAGCAAATTGCTCAAAACAAGGAAGGCAGACCTTTGGAAATGAAAGATGATACAAATGATGCAGAATTCCAAGCCATCGTAGCCCTCGCTATACAGGAATTTAGCAAGAAGTCTGCATTCATCTACAAAATTGTGGAGTTTCTGACTGTCGATGTAAAG GTATTTGAAGGAGCTGTATACATTTTTGATATCGTTTTGGGGAAAACTAATTGCCCAGTCATCAAAAGTGTGAAGCCACAGGTAAACTGCCAAATAATTGAGACTGATGGACAGTCAAAG TTCTACCTGTGCCACTTTATCGCATGGAAAGCTCCTGATTCTGAAAAACAACAGATTTTGTCAAGTAATTGCAAGATACTTGACCTGTGA